A single region of the Leptothrix cholodnii SP-6 genome encodes:
- the rnr gene encoding ribonuclease R, with translation MSEIEGTVQGHRDGHGFVIRGGGEPDIYLAPQEMKAVLHRDRVKVRVIRQDRKGRPEGRVLEILERKRAPIIGRLLNENGMWVVAPEDKRYGQDILIPKNALAKAEVGQVVAVELVEPPSLYAQPVGRITEVLGDIDDPGMEIEIAVRKYEVPHRFSPETLAQTGKLPDRVRAADCKGRIDLRDVPLVTIDGEDARDFDDAVYCEPAKVGRTKGWRLLVAIADVSHYVKPGEPLDDDAYERATSVYFPRRVIPMLPEKLSNGLCSLNPDEERLSMVCDMLVNASGEVHAYQFYPAVILSHARFTYTEVATILTNTRGPEAQRRHELVPHLVHLHEIYRALLKQRALRGAVDFETTETQIVCDDNGRIEKIVPRTRTEAHRLIEEAMLAANVCAADFIHGGKHPSVYRVHEGPTPEKRTTLQNYLRSMGLGFVLSEEPKPAELQMIAQQTRDRPDVAQIHQMLLRSMQQAIYTPTNSGHFGLAYDAYTHFTSPIRRYPDLLVHRVIKALLHNKRYHLTLPQGHAAPAETRRGKPVSAAHHESAAWEAAGAHCSANERRADEASRDVEAWLKCKFMRDRLGEEYAGTISSVTSFGLFVQLDELYVEGLVHITELGGEYFRYDEARQEMRGERTGVRYVVGGRIRVQVSRVDLDGRKIDFRMVREGAAPQPTARAPRERHANAQDELAAIKDADRQVRRAGRKEAGGKSTGKPATPRKSAAGAEARKAKARRNGRG, from the coding sequence ATGAGTGAAATCGAGGGCACGGTGCAAGGCCACCGCGATGGGCACGGCTTCGTGATCCGAGGTGGTGGCGAGCCCGACATCTATCTGGCACCCCAGGAGATGAAGGCGGTTCTGCACCGCGACCGGGTCAAGGTGCGCGTCATACGCCAGGATCGCAAGGGTCGACCGGAAGGCCGCGTGCTCGAGATCCTCGAGCGCAAGCGCGCGCCGATCATCGGCCGGCTGCTCAACGAAAACGGCATGTGGGTGGTGGCACCGGAAGACAAGCGCTACGGTCAGGACATCCTGATTCCCAAGAACGCGTTGGCCAAGGCCGAAGTCGGGCAGGTGGTGGCCGTCGAACTGGTCGAGCCGCCCTCGCTCTATGCCCAGCCCGTTGGCCGCATCACCGAGGTGCTGGGTGACATCGACGACCCCGGCATGGAGATCGAGATCGCGGTGCGCAAGTACGAGGTGCCGCATCGTTTCTCGCCGGAGACGCTGGCGCAGACCGGCAAGCTGCCCGACCGCGTGCGGGCGGCCGACTGCAAGGGCCGCATCGACCTGCGCGATGTGCCGCTGGTCACGATCGACGGCGAAGATGCCCGCGACTTCGACGACGCGGTCTATTGCGAGCCGGCCAAGGTCGGTCGCACCAAGGGCTGGCGCCTGCTGGTGGCGATTGCCGACGTCAGCCATTACGTCAAGCCCGGCGAGCCGCTCGATGACGACGCCTACGAGCGCGCGACCTCGGTCTACTTCCCGCGGCGCGTGATTCCCATGCTGCCCGAGAAGCTGTCCAACGGGCTGTGTTCGCTCAACCCTGACGAAGAGCGGCTGTCGATGGTGTGCGACATGCTGGTCAACGCCAGCGGCGAGGTGCACGCCTACCAGTTCTATCCGGCGGTGATCCTGTCGCATGCACGCTTCACCTACACCGAGGTGGCGACCATCCTGACCAACACGCGCGGCCCCGAGGCGCAGCGTCGTCATGAACTGGTGCCTCATCTGGTGCACCTGCACGAGATCTATCGCGCCTTGCTCAAGCAGCGCGCACTGCGCGGGGCGGTCGATTTCGAGACCACCGAGACCCAGATCGTCTGCGACGACAACGGCCGCATCGAGAAGATCGTGCCGCGCACCCGCACCGAGGCGCACCGCCTGATCGAAGAGGCGATGCTGGCGGCCAACGTCTGCGCGGCCGACTTCATCCACGGCGGCAAACATCCGTCGGTCTATCGCGTGCACGAGGGGCCGACGCCCGAAAAACGCACCACGCTGCAGAACTACCTGCGCAGCATGGGCCTCGGTTTCGTCCTGAGCGAAGAACCCAAGCCGGCGGAGCTGCAGATGATCGCGCAGCAGACGCGCGATCGGCCCGACGTCGCGCAGATCCACCAGATGCTGCTGCGTTCGATGCAGCAGGCGATCTACACGCCGACCAACAGCGGCCACTTCGGCCTGGCCTACGACGCCTACACGCACTTCACCAGCCCGATCCGGCGCTATCCGGATCTGCTGGTGCACCGGGTGATCAAGGCGCTGCTGCACAACAAGCGCTATCACCTGACGCTGCCGCAAGGCCATGCCGCGCCGGCCGAGACCCGGCGCGGCAAACCGGTGTCGGCCGCACACCATGAAAGTGCCGCCTGGGAAGCCGCCGGCGCGCACTGCAGCGCCAACGAGCGGCGTGCCGACGAGGCCTCGCGCGACGTCGAGGCCTGGCTCAAGTGCAAGTTCATGCGCGATCGCCTCGGCGAGGAGTACGCCGGCACGATCAGTTCCGTCACCAGCTTCGGGCTGTTCGTGCAGCTGGACGAGCTCTACGTCGAGGGCCTGGTGCACATCACCGAACTCGGTGGCGAGTATTTCCGCTATGACGAGGCGCGCCAGGAAATGCGTGGCGAGCGCACCGGCGTGCGTTACGTGGTGGGCGGGCGCATCCGGGTGCAGGTCAGTCGCGTCGATCTCGACGGCCGCAAGATCGATTTCCGGATGGTGCGCGAAGGCGCCGCGCCGCAGCCGACGGCGCGAGCTCCGCGTGAACGCCATGCCAATGCGCAGGACGAGCTGGCGGCCATCAAGGACGCCGATCGCCAGGTGCGCCGTGCCGGCCGCAAGGAGGCCGGCGGCAAGTCGACCGGCAAGCCGGCGACGCCACGCAAGAGCGCCGCGGGTGCCGAGGCGCGCAAGGCCAAGGCCAGGCGCAACGGCCGCGGTTGA
- a CDS encoding phosphoribosyltransferase, protein MLTDDGKHLYVSWDEYHLLIERLAIKVHNSGWAFDQIICLARGGMRPGDVLSRVFDKPLAIMSTSSYRAEAGTIQGRLDLAKYITMPKGELAGRVLLVDDLADSGVTLRAVVDRLRGMPAISDLRSAVLWVKGVSTYTPDYFVEMLPTSPWIHQPFEEYDDLRPDGLAKKLSV, encoded by the coding sequence ATGCTGACCGATGACGGAAAACATCTCTATGTTTCCTGGGACGAGTACCACCTGCTGATCGAGCGCCTGGCCATCAAGGTTCACAACTCGGGCTGGGCCTTCGATCAGATCATCTGCCTGGCGCGTGGTGGCATGCGCCCGGGTGACGTGTTGTCGCGCGTGTTCGACAAGCCCCTGGCGATCATGTCGACCAGTTCCTATCGCGCCGAGGCCGGCACGATCCAGGGTCGACTCGATCTGGCCAAGTACATCACCATGCCCAAGGGCGAGTTGGCCGGGCGGGTGCTGCTCGTCGACGACCTGGCCGATTCCGGTGTGACGTTGCGGGCCGTCGTCGATCGGCTGCGCGGCATGCCTGCGATCAGCGATCTGCGCTCGGCCGTGCTGTGGGTCAAGGGCGTGTCGACCTACACGCCGGACTATTTTGTCGAGATGCTTCCGACCAGCCCCTGGATCCACCAGCCGTTCGAGGAGTACGACGATCTTCGTCCGGATGGCTTGGCGAAGAAGCTGTCGGTTTGA